A single genomic interval of Helianthus annuus cultivar XRQ/B chromosome 6, HanXRQr2.0-SUNRISE, whole genome shotgun sequence harbors:
- the LOC110929267 gene encoding cytokinin riboside 5'-monophosphate phosphoribohydrolase LOG8: protein MMGVESSMRAILLCLEGLIMEEGSSSKFKKICVFCGSHSGHREVFSVAATQLGDELVNRKISLVYGGGSIGLMGMIAQRVFDGGCRVLGVIPKALVPLEISGASVGEVHIVSDMHERKAEMAREADAFIALPGGYGTMEEVLEMITWSQLGIHKKPVGLLNVDGYYNSLLALFDNGVKEGFIKPSARDIVLSASNAIDLLTKMEQYTPEHDHVAPHESWQMEQLGNYPKQGT, encoded by the exons ATGATGG GTGTTGAATCGAGCATGCGGGCCATTCTTTTGTG TCTTGAAGGTTTGATAATGGAAGAGGGTTCAAGCAGCAAGTTCAAGAAGATTTGTGTGTTCTGTGGAAGTCATTCTGGTCATCGAGAAGTCTTCAGTGTTGCTGCTACTCAATTGGGAGATGAATTG GTTAATAGGAAGATAAGTTTGGTGTATGGTGGTGGAAGTATTGGTCTAATGGGAATGATAGCTCAGAGAGTTTTCGATGGAGGTTGCCGAGTTCTTGG GGTTATCCCAAAAGCTCTTGTACCCCTTGAG ATCTCTGGTGCAAGTGTTGGAGAGGTACATATTGTTTCAGATATGCATGAAAGGAAAGCTGAAATGGCTCGAGAAGCTGATGCCTTTATTGCCCTTCCTG GAGGCTATGGAACCATGGAGGAAGTTTTAGAGATGATCACATGGTCACAACTTGGAATCCATAAAAAACct GTTGGCCTCCTAAACGTTGATGGATATTACAACAGTTTGCTTGCACTATTTGACAATGGAGTCAAGGaaggtttcatcaaaccaagTGCTAGAGACATTGTTTTATCAGCTTCAAATGCCATAGATTTGTTGACTAAAATGGAG CAATACACACCCGAGCATGACCATGTTGCACCGCATGAGAGCTGGCAAATGGAACAACTGGGGAATTATCCAAAACAAGGAACATAA